The Primulina tabacum isolate GXHZ01 chromosome 1, ASM2559414v2, whole genome shotgun sequence genome contains the following window.
TGTTTTCTTAAGATCACTCTCTCCCTGATGGAGTAAATCATTCTATCTTATAGCGGCACAACAAGTAtagttattatatatataacctAGAATAATGACTCCGATAATTATAATCAAATTATTGCTTCCAACTAATGATTCTTTAATCAaaagaataatttaataaaatatatatccgAGTAATATCCAACTGATAAATATAATATGCACATGATTAACATTAAATAAAACGTTTAAGAGGGCATATAAATTCGACAACAATTTTTCCCATTTATAAAAGAAAAGATACacataaatttataataattaacatCAATCAAGCCTACAAGTTATATATAATCCATATCTTGTAATAGAACTTAAAATACATGAGAGTTGAGTCCAACCTAAAATTTCATATTACCATTAGGACAATACCTCAAAGATATATTTAACCCCAAACTTCGTACGATTATGAATTTGATAGCTTCCACTGTGAGCTGGAGTATGCTTTGGCCTCACCTTATTATGTGTAGCATAACCCAGTTCGAATTCGAGCTCAAACTCAATCTCGAGAAAGTTGCAGCTTACGAATTGTATGTGTTTGCGTATATAAAAACCCCACAAAGAAAAGCCTAGTCCATATATTATGGACCCATATAATTGGTctcaaaatgaaaatatttgtGGTCCAAAGATTTTTTTTGCTACATTCCAATGCGCTAATAGCCTCCAACAAATAACAATACCAAAACCTtaaatctttcaatttagtttcaCTATATTGCAGATCACACCTACCCGATGatattaaaaacaaaagaaaaaatttcatATGGAAACTTTTACAAGTACCGAGACTGAACCATGCATATCTTAATTACGAGAGTAATAATGCTTGTAATGATGTCAGTGAATAAGTTGCTGCAAAAAACAAACGACGTTTGCTCTTTAAAAGTAAACTTAAGGTCTTGACGTGAAAATAATTTCCATGAGCTGTTCGAGACAATAATGCAGGGCAGCCCTGCACgctcccaaaaaaaaaaaaaacaatagaaTAGACAATTGTTACCGGTTAATGAGATCCTACCTATATGGGCACTACCCTCACTTCAATTTCAACGGGTAAGATCTTgccacacatacaatttcaaaaaaaaaaagtgggtccTATATATGCAAGGACAAATCTTGGTCATCCATCCTATCATGAGAGCAATGCCCACATGGATACGATGAAATAAACCATTGTTACCCAAAAGAGATTGGCCTTTTTGGTGTCACATCTTATTCCCAAAAATCTTGGTTACGACATACTACATCATCATCTACCACATATTATTGTCCAATATTTACATCACATTTTCACCATTTATTTATCAGTACTATGAACATtatttactttaaaattttaattgtggAAGGAGAGTTGTCGGGAATGTGTCCTGGCCAAGTTTTTCATCTTCATAATAtgtatatgattaaaaatgtttGGCATAACTACTGCAATCGAGCATTTTTCCTTCTCACGTGTTTTCATCATTCTTGTAGTCTCAAGAACACCCAAGCTCCCTTCATTCTTTTGCATATTTTATCATGCTCCTCCTATTGATCAATGAACACGAAACGCTgataaaaaaatcgaaaaaacaaaagaaaacagcATCATGTTCAAAGCCCAAATCTCGTTCCATTTCCAATATAATCTCCAACGTGAACAACCCAACTGAATCAAGAAACACATTCAGTGAAAATCCCAGGAAAATTAACAAGTTCTTTTTGGAAAAACTCAAAGATCTGGGATGTCAGGAGGCTTCAGCCTCTTCGTCTCCTGCATCGGTGAAACACACAAGAAACAAGAACCTGGATAGGAGAAAAATATCTTCGAGTAACCGAAGAAATCCTGCAAATGTTGCTGATGTTTCCTACGTCTGCTGCACTCCTCCGGGAGTTGGCATTGTTTCTGATTTTGTACCAAGACGTGGAAACACTAATCGGAGTACTGATCGCCGAAaggtatatttttttatatatttttttgaatttgcaTAGGAAAATATTTGATTTCTTTAATGGGAATTATTTTTACTGGAAGTTTAAGAGATTTAACTCAATGTTCTTTTACTTTAGTATATACTCATGTGGGTAAGAGAAATGTGGATGATTCAGATCCGAGATTTCCAGGCAGTGTTATTGGATCCAAACTTGATAAACGCTCTTTGAGAAAAATCGTAGAGGTCTGGCATCGTTTTCTTCCCTTTCTTTCTTTTGGTTATCCTTTATAATAatctatatattatatatatatattaatctcATTGTGAACGGACATTATTAACCTTCACATATttacttattttcattattaggtAACATACGTGGTAATTTCacatttatttcattaattaataattaatactaattaaccatattttatgattattattttgtgtttttgactTTCTTCTCCATGTTCTTAAATGTTTGagctaattttaaataaacatactattaaatttacttaatattaatattaattatttttttcaaattttaataattttcgttCTATATTTAATATTGataaatgaagaaaaaaaattaaaataataagtattatttttaaactaaataaaatgaattgaattgaaaataaaattatatttaatcaaaattttaaatttattttgtcaaattattaatttttaaatgcatgaacaaatataatattttataaacctAAATTgtgaatataaataatattaataaaaaaagttAATAAATTTGAATCAGAAGTACATATAAAAGTGAGGACGAAGAATCGTTCATCCACATACATTGGATGATATGATACTAGAAAAATATTGTTGTACAATTGATAAAATGAGAAAGAAATACGTagaaaatcaatcaattttttcattagtttttttattgtttttaattaacaaaaatatacctataaaagtgtggatagtAGAAAAGTTTTCTCATTGTGAACGGACATTATTACCCTTCACATTttacttattttcattattaggtAACATACGTGGTAATTTCACATTTattccattaattaataattaatactaattaaccatattttatgattattattttgtgtttttgactTTCTTCTCCATGTTCTTAAATGTTTGagctaattttaaataaacatactattaaatttacttaatattaatatcaattatttttttcaaattttaataattttcgttCTATATTTAATATTGataaatgaagaaaaaaaaattaaaataatcagtattatttttaaataaaataaaatgaattgaattgaaaataaaattatatttaatcaaaattttaaatttatttcgtcaaactattaatttttaaatgcatgaacaaatataatattttataaacctAAATTgtgaatataaataatattaataaaaaatgttAATAAATTTGAATCAGAAGTACATATAAAAGTGAGGACGAAGAATCGTTCATCCACATACATTGGATGATATGATACTAGAAAAATATTGTTGTACAGTTGATAAAATGAGAAAGAAATACGTagaaaatcaatcaattttttcattagtttttttattgtttttaattaacaaaaaagaggaaaaatttgaaaaagttaAGCACACTATAAATCTAATGTATTGATAagccttttaataataatcaattgaattggaaaatattattatacttaagtaattatattttattctaattcaaatttagtaactttttaatgtccaatatatatagaattcatCAGTAGagtacatgattttatttttcaaacgataataagaaaaaaaagaaccttaaaatagaaatataaaATGAGAACGAATTCAAATTTTCTGTTAATAGCTTCTTTTTCAATTGGGAAAGGACATAATTATCATTTACATGCttacttattttcattattaagTAACATATGTGGTAGTTTCACATttagtctattaattaataattaatactaattaaccaCGTTTTATagttatgattttgtgattttgacTTTCTTCCCTTACTTTCACATTCTAATAATATTTAACTAAGTcatatttcattaaaaaaatttatttaattatatattatatacatataaatgtgTGGATGATAGAAAATTTTTCTAATTGTTGTAAATAAAGTTGaattatattcatattttaatttatatgtagCAAATAAGTCATgtccatgtttttaaatgtttgagctacttttttaaaaaaacatactattaaatttacttaatattaatatcaattattttttccattttaaTAACTTTCTTGGACTTtcatttaaattctaaattaaattaattatgttatttattgttctatttcactatcatttgaattcaatgaattattaaaaataaattttaatataattagatttaaaaaaaattcaaaaaattatatatataaaggaCTAATGATAAAGTATCTGAGTGCTTTGAACGAAGAGTCattcaaataaattctaaattaaatattgacaaatgaaaaaattaaaaatttaaataatcattattacttttaaattaaatacaaaatttgaattgaaaataaaattatatttaatcaaaattttaaatttattttgtcaaactattaatttctaaatgcatgaacaaatataatatattataaatctaaatttaattgtgaatttaaataatattaataaaaaattaataaatttgaataagAAGTATCTATAAAGTGTAGACAAATGAATTGTTCATCCACATACATCGGATGATGTGATGCTAGAAAAATATTGTTGTACTAATTGCTaaaatgaaaaagaaatatgtagaaaatcaatcaattttttcataAGTTTTTTCCCActaattttgataataaataaaataaattgaatgatTAACTGTTTTAATTACTCTCAtagattctattttatttaagtctactcatatttatatattatcaaatagtactcaatcataacaataatgtcatgacattttatttgtatttgtagTGTTATTTACATACAAGTATATAATGACAATTATATTGACA
Protein-coding sequences here:
- the LOC142554515 gene encoding E3 ubiquitin-protein ligase MBR2-like, with translation MLLLLINEHETLIKKSKKQKKTASCSKPKSRSISNIISNVNNPTESRNTFSENPRKINKFFLEKLKDLGCQEASASSSPASVKHTRNKNLDRRKISSSNRRNPANVADVSYVCCTPPGVGIVSDFVPRRGNTNRSTDRRKYTHVGKRNVDDSDPRFPGSVIGSKLDKRSLRKIVEMMVFQENLLSARRIHNGSDRYKDWRLDIDDMSYEELLDLSNGIGNVCTGLKQEEISNCLGKFKPSGSPDKDWRCSVCQDKCCETEDIETLECGHHHHLQCIKQWLLQKNSCPVCKAAAI